The window AATGAACATATTAGTGTTAGTTATAGGAGTAGGAGTAGGAATTTTAAGCTGTAAGCTAGACTGTAACTGTTGCCCCCACTTCCTTCCTTGTCCCATCTCCCCCCAGCCTGAGAAAACACCCTCTACCCCCCCCCACCCAACAGACCCCCCCCTAATAACGTAAAGCCTATTATTAAGTTGTacaagaaaaaggatatgCAAGATTGTGTTTTGCAAGTTTAAGTTTTGAATCCACACGACACACACGAGAAAATTGtaccattttaaaaaaatgttaccccaaaaaaaaaaaaaagcaaacactTAACAGCTTAAACAGCTATGCattatgaaaataaagcaacCCAGTATATTTAAGAGACTAAAAAACCAAGCAAACAAAACATGTACATAGAACTTCAACCCTAGACTTAGATCCCATGAAACGAGTGTATTTTTAACGGCGCGCCCCCCTTctcccttttttatttatagagCATTACCCCCAAAATCCACGACAGAATTCGCAAAATGTTATTAAgcccccaaaaaacaaaacaaaaaaaataacaaaacaagAAGCATATATGTTCTATGGATGGAATATCCATAGTTTGAAAAGATCCGGCGCATTAGCAAAATTACTGTACAAGCCAGAAATAAAACAGTTTATTTGATCAACTAGAGTAATAGTAAATAAACCGTAACACAAACTACGATCAATATAAAAACTATAATGTCTCAGTCGCCTCCGCGCCCGCCTCCACCGCTGCGCTTCTTACGCAAATCCTTCTTATTCAGCATGCGTCCTTTGTGGTATTTGGTCTGCTGTTTTTTGAATCCGAACTTCAGCTTCTTACGCTGGTGTTTGGGCACGCTTTTGATGGTATTGTTGCGGTCGCGTTTCGCTTTCTTCTGGTTGTTCTTCTTGTCCAGGAGCTCCTTTTGCTTAAACAGCTTGCTCTTGTGCATCTTGTTGAGGGTCCTGGTCTTCATCAGCCGGTCCATGTCCTTTTTACTCTTTATGTCTGGGTCGGATTTATTCTTTTTAGGTTTTTCCGCTTCGTCCTCCGCCTCCTGTGCGTCTGCTTTCCGTTTCCGGGATGCATTGGGATCAAAGTCCATGCCGGGTATTCTGTTCGCTTGGCTGGCCTCGTCCTCCTCGCTCTCAGACTCCTTCTCCTCTTCCTCCTCGCTGTCCTCGGCCGTGTTGGCGCCGAGCATGTTCCGCTGAGCCGCCAGATCGTTGGTGGTCAGTTCCACGATCTTGACCTGgacctcctcgtcctcgtacGATTCCTCCTGCGCCTTCTGCTGGCCATCTTCGGCCTTGTCCTCCTCGGTGAGTTCGCGCAGCGGCTCATACGACTTCTTCAAGTGCTTGAATCCGTCCTTCACCTCGAGCCGGATGCGTTTGCGTTCCTCCTTGAGGTCCTTCTCCAACTGTGCCTTAGCCCGCGATCGTCTCTCATTCTTCCTCTTTCGGAATCCAGTAAGAAACTCCCTGCAAAATGGGGAATGCggttttaaagaatattttggGCGAGGATCTTCACTTACCGACGGTTCTTTTCGTCGAAGACTATCTCCAACTTCTTCTTTGGGGCCTTTTTCTTGGTCATGTCCGGTTCTTTACTGATCTTGTCTGAATACTACCAGGAAGGTTGCTTTAATAAAATGCCAGGAcgcagaaaaaaagaaaatgttgcttccttgttttgggtttttgtttaCCCGCACGAGCCCATGTGCTCAGCCAGTGTTGGAAAATGTTAAAGGGTACCAGTGATGCCCATAGAAAAACTTCTTGGCATTGTATATCTAGGCgggaaatttaaatttatcatTCAAGACGAGACTTTATCTTTTCATCCgaacatttattttataacactaaaattaactttaaaaacatacATTGTTAACTTTCAATTacctgttttatttttaaacttttcaaaTCGCAATTCGTATATATATCACATGATTATATGTTCAAGTTCAACAAGTTCTTCTAAAGAAACATTAACATTACACAATTGTGGGACTAAATCTAGGGAACTTCGTAAAATACTACTGTCTAGCACTaaactaaatatatttaaCGATATATTCGGTTGCAATATGTATCTGGTGTTTGTTGCATAACTGATATACTATTTATATGATAAATTCATTGCGTTTCATGTTCACTCGTCGTCGAAGTCCAGCACGAATAGTTTCTTACGTCGGAATGAAGATGTGTCCAAGACTTTTGGTGACGACAGCCCCGAGCAGGGACTCTCAAAATCGTTCACCTGCACGCTTCTACCCAGGGAATCCATACTGAAAGGGTTGTCGATTAATAACTTAGTCGAGATCATGTTCGTTAGTACTTACTTCATTTTCATTAAGTCCAGTCGGGATTTTCCTTGATTGTGATTCAGTGGCGTGACGTTCATAACAGGTGTACCATGCTGAGACAGCTCAAGGGCATCGTCGCCAGAGAGGAAATCTGAGGCATAGCAGTCGCGGTTGGCAATGGGCGTGGATCCCACCAGCTGGAACTCGACACGCGGTGCAGTAGGCATATTAGCAGACGATGGTGAGGAGGGGGCTATCTTAATGGAAGGTGTGGGCGGTGTGATGGGCTTATACAGATGCAGAATCTCCAGGAAGTAGAAGATATAACGAAAAGCGGCCGATTTCCAATTGCACATTCTTCCCCAGACGGCGCGACGGGAGCGTCGGAAGCTCCGCGACTGAAACAAAATGAACAATAAGACTTTGTTGACAAATTCGATGGAGTGGTTCATACTAAATGATTGAAGGAAATTAGCGACTGGCGCTTCTGCTGCATCTTCAGCAGCTTGGGATGTGAGAGTAGCTGCTCTGCTGTTGGCCTTTGCGTTGGATTTGGATTCATCATAGACTTTATGACTGCCTGGAGTTCTACTGAGATTTCTGTGGtggataataaaataaaatgaaacaattgcctcaaaaataaatatattctgTTACTTACTATTTATGAACTCTTCGGGTAGGAGGCCTTGCCGTAGCTCGTGCCATAAAGGACCGTTGGCGGGAAGATCCATGTAGCAGGCCAGCTCCAGCATGGCTATTCCCAAACTGAAAATGTCGGCTGCCTTGGAAAAGTGGCCCTGCAGGATTTCCGGCGCCATGTACCTGGAGTCGCCCTCGGTGGCGTGATGGTTGTTCGCCTTGTCCACATCTATGACTAGCCCAAAGTCCGCCAGCTTGCATGTCTCGTCGTCCTCGCTGATCAGCACATTGTCCAGCTTGATGTCCAAGTGGATGAGATTCCTGTCGTGCAGTGACTTCAGACCCCGCAGAAGGTCTAGCAAGATTTGCCAGATACGCTCCTCGGGCACGCGCCGGCACCGTAAAAGATACTGCTCCAAGCTCTCGCGGCAGAGCTCCATCTGCATGTACAGCCTGTCATACTGCTCCCAGGCGCGGATGAAACGAATGCAGTTCTCGTGTCCGGAGAACTCCTCGTACCTCCGGACTTCTTCCAGCCGCTCGGCTCTGTACTGTTCGCCTCGGAAGAGCTGTTTTGAAATCTTTACTGCGTACAGGCGACCGTCGGACCGATCCCGCACTTGGAATACCTCGCCGAAGGACCCCTCGCCCAGCTTGGCCAGGCGTTCGAAGCACTGCTCGAAGTGGCTTCGGTCGCTCACTTCCATGGATCCTGGCGAGGATGGCAGCATGCTTGCATCCGGACACTCCAATCCCAAGGAACCTATAAAGAAAACatcaaattaaaacaaataatataaacaatGAAGCCTCAACTAGCGCCATCCATTGGATTCAATGGGAAAGTGCTTCTTCCTGCCGCAAAGATTCTCGGTAACAATGCAGAGATTTATTGCGAAAATTGTACTCGCTCGGCCTAGTTTTTTTGCGAAAACTAAACAGGATCTAGTATCCTTACCCCTTTCTGTTATGCCCCGGAAGGAAATCGCGTGGGCGATCTGGGAACTGTTCGCACTGCAGGACCCTAGCGACTGGCTTCTGTTAAGATTGTTGTTCTCCGCGGCGACGTAGCTCCCGCGCGCCTTGTGCTTGGGTGGCCGGAAGCGGTTGCTGTTCTCCCCATTGCACTGTTTATGTCGGTGTTTATCGTCATGCAATTCGGGGAGCGGCAAGCGatgcttttccattttcaatttGGGTGTCGTTCAGTGTTGGCATGCGTGTGTTTCGGAATTTCGGCAGTGCTGGAAAACGGTGTGTAGAATAAGGAACGCTTGGGAATGGGACATCTTCTTAGTATTCTTGgctaatttgaaaatttacaATATAGTTtgatgtatatattttataaaacatatattaaataaaaaaaacaaattaagatgaattatataaaataataattagtataaatattttccatcccttaaaatataatttagtTACAGTATACACCGCCCGCGAAACGGTATTCATTTGGCGCTCCAGATGCAGTCACACTACGGtttattaacaaaataaaaaaaaaaaacaaatactttGCAAAAATGGTTAGCAGGAACATAGAAAGGTAAATATTGCGGATGAATTTGAGCTCTGAGTTGCTGCAGTGGAGATTATGCAACGCACTTTTTCTCAAACTGCAAGCTGCTTCAGTCAGCGTCTGGCTTAGTGCACCTGATCGGGTTATGCAATTTTGTTTGCGGCTTTATTTATCTGCTCTGGACCGACCGGACAATGACTTCGGGGGTATCTCTCCACTGCACTGACGCTTAATCTCAGAGGGCCTCCATGAACTTAACCTTGCTCTGCTGTCTGATAGCCG of the Drosophila ananassae strain 14024-0371.13 chromosome 2R, ASM1763931v2, whole genome shotgun sequence genome contains:
- the LOC6493317 gene encoding nucleolar protein 12; the protein is MTKKKAPKKKLEIVFDEKNRREFLTGFRKRKNERRSRAKAQLEKDLKEERKRIRLEVKDGFKHLKKSYEPLRELTEEDKAEDGQQKAQEESYEDEEVQVKIVELTTNDLAAQRNMLGANTAEDSEEEEEKESESEEDEASQANRIPGMDFDPNASRKRKADAQEAEDEAEKPKKNKSDPDIKSKKDMDRLMKTRTLNKMHKSKLFKQKELLDKKNNQKKAKRDRNNTIKSVPKHQRKKLKFGFKKQQTKYHKGRMLNKKDLRKKRSGGGGRGGD
- the LOC6493316 gene encoding membrane-associated tyrosine- and threonine-specific cdc2-inhibitory kinase, encoding MEKHRLPLPELHDDKHRHKQCNGENSNRFRPPKHKARGSYVAAENNNLNRSQSLGSCSANSSQIAHAISFRGITERGSLGLECPDASMLPSSPGSMEVSDRSHFEQCFERLAKLGEGSFGEVFQVRDRSDGRLYAVKISKQLFRGEQYRAERLEEVRRYEEFSGHENCIRFIRAWEQYDRLYMQMELCRESLEQYLLRCRRVPEERIWQILLDLLRGLKSLHDRNLIHLDIKLDNVLISEDDETCKLADFGLVIDVDKANNHHATEGDSRYMAPEILQGHFSKAADIFSLGIAMLELACYMDLPANGPLWHELRQGLLPEEFINKISVELQAVIKSMMNPNPTQRPTAEQLLSHPKLLKMQQKRQSLISFNHLSRSFRRSRRAVWGRMCNWKSAAFRYIFYFLEILHLYKPITPPTPSIKIAPSSPSSANMPTAPRVEFQLVGSTPIANRDCYASDFLSGDDALELSQHGTPVMNVTPLNHNQGKSRLDLMKMNMDSLGRSVQVNDFESPCSGLSSPKVLDTSSFRRKKLFVLDFDDE